The nucleotide window GGGGCCCATAACTCAATGAGCCATTTTTGCTAGGGACTCATTTCTTGTTCTCTGGCTCACTCCTGCAAAAGCACATCTCACAAAGGATCAAAGTTTCTGAGAAAACAGTCTCTGCCATCCTCACCGTCATTTCTGCTTTGGAAACAACACATAAATCACTTGGTCTcgtatctgttttgttttgacccCATAAATGATGGGGTTCAGCATAGGTGGAGCAAGCATGCTGACATTGGCCAACAGGATGTGGACATGTAGCGGGATATGATGGCCAAAGCGCTGAGTGAGAACCGAGAAGATCCCAGgcccataaaaaagaatgatgacaCAGACATGGGAACCGCAGGTGTTGAGAGCTTTGTGGCGAGCATCTCgtgaagggaaaaggaagacagCATGGAGGATCAGAGCATAGGAAACAAAAATGAGGACAATATCTAGAATCACTGTTGACATTAGGACAAAAAATCCATACCAGATGTTTACTCGGATATCATCACAGGCATACTTGGCCAAGCCAATGTGTTCACAGAATGTATGTGGTAGGACGTTATTTCTGCAAAAAGTCAGCCTCTTCAATAGGAATATCATAGGAAAAATTGTACAATGTGCTCTCAAGAAAACAGCCACACCAATTTTCCCTATCAGAGAGTGAGTGAGTATCATGGTGTACCTTAGTGGGTAACATATTGCAATGTAGCGGTCAAATGCCATAATCAGCAAGATGCCTGACTCAGTAATAAAGGAGGAATGCTGGAAGTAGAGCTGGGCAATGCAGCTATTAAGAGAGATCTTCCTACTATTACACCAGAAAATGGCCAATGCCTTGGGTTCTGTGGTTGTGGCAAAGACAATGTCAACTCCAGCCAGCATGCAGAGAAAAAGATACATAGGTTCATGGAGGCTGCTCTTGGTGAGGATAATGAAGATAAGCAAACCATTTCCAAGGAGGGCAAAGATATAGGAGATGAGGAAGGGAATGGAAATCCATATGTGTAGGTCTTCTCGGCCTGGAATGCCCAGCAGGTAGAAGACTACATGGTTAACACCAGTGTGATTGAAGCTAGCCATATCTGAGGCAGGCCACTGTGGACTTTAATTTCACCTAatagagataaagagaaatactGATTATACACAACTGTTTTGAGTTTTCTGATTAAATATATCTAATTAAATGCCTATATTTACCACTGTTTCTTCCTAAAACCCTATCAAAACATCAGTAAAAATCATCACAAATGTACAAAACAGAAGAGATAGCAGAAGGGACATTTTGAAATCAGATGACTAAGCAAATGGATAAAACTAACAGGTttgagtaaaaaacaaaaatcaagataaCTTTCACTGCAGAACCCAGGTAGTCTCAAAAATTAGAGATATCAGGAACTTTTCTTAATAGGGATAAGGATAGGCTTTTTAAAGAACACCATTGgtggaaaatctgaaagaagcTAAACTTCTGGGTCCTCTTTCCCAACCTGTCCATCCAGGTACCACTTTCTGTACCCAGCAGAAAACTGGAGGATTATTTTCTGGCGGAGTTAAGACTAAAGACTCTAGACATGGCTGGGGTAGGGATAGTATGCTAAGAGCAGAGGATAAAATTAAAGACtacatactttaatttaaaatgaaactcCATGAACTTCTGTTTATTTATGCCTGAGTGCTAGCTTACATAAACATATACCCAGAActtctaattcatttttatttaagaatgagGCACAAAAAAGTGAATCGAGGTGCTATGTGTAGGTATGAGATTTATTTAAGGAGAGACTTCCTGCCAAATTACTCCATTCCAGAACTTTACACCAAAGTAAATACAAAATTTGTAAGAATAAAAAgctctttaaatttttcaaagatcTCAAAAGACTAACCTCCTTTCACAGGAAGCTACTGGAGGAAAAGAACCATCAGAGTGAAGGAATCAACCAAAAATAGAGAAACATGGGCTCCAAATAGTTGCTAAAACAAAGTGCCACAATGCCAGGGAAGGCATAGGCTATGAGAAAATGAGGGACACCCTCAAATAATGGTGAAGGTCAGCCACTATCGGGATTCCTGGAGTATCATGAGTCTGGATTGAATCAAGGGAGTAGAAACACCTAAAAAAAGTctcaaagggaaaaaggaaaaacttattttgaaatgtaatttatattcCTAGTGGAAAGTAAGCCATGtaaaaattaagcaaacaaaaaaacagacatttactcctgggaagaaaatatttttgtactaGAAATGTGACCATATGTCATGTATAATTCAgttatgtatttatgtttacaTTATTGTAATTAAGTATAATCTTAAAAATCATGATATACCTCTTAATAAAAGTCAAGAAAGGGAGATTAACGTGAGCCTGAATATGTATGTAGGCATTTGGCTGGGGGGCAGGGATTACATGTAGGAAAGCTAAATGCCCATCTTCCATATACAAAAGTCAGTAGatgacataaaaattttaaaataggggtcaagaaatatatatatatactgttaaTATATGGAGGTAAATGATAAATAGTTATGTGTTAAAGTGATTTTCTGAGGAGCAACAGAGGTGAGATGGGATAAGGAAACTAGTTTATTGTAAAGACTCAGAGAACTTTTAGAGGCTTTAAACTAAGTATATGTataatattcacaaaaataaaattaaaaacaagttatCTTAATAAAGTACCCAATTCTTCacctaaaataaatttgtaagtcATAACAGAAagttctcctctctctctctccctcattctctctttctcccctcattttaatttctgaagcTAAAATATTCCCCTTCTCCTTGGATACCAGATTTACCCTCCCAGAGAACATAGATTGGCTCAACTGAACTGATGAAGCTCTGTCCTGAGAGAAGAGTCTAAGGAAGCTGGCATTTGAGGAGGCAAAGACAGTCTGATGGAGAGGTTGCCTGCAATAGACAATTGCCTTCTGCAAATTGCATGGTCATACAAACGCTGTAAGAAAATACACTTTCCAAGAAATGCCACATTCCTAGGGGAAATAGAAAAGTGATACCCAAAACAATTAGAACTGcatagaaaatgagtgggaaatatcagagagggtgacagaacatgagagactcctaactctgggaaatgaacaaggggtaatggaaggggaggtgggtggggggatggggtgactgggtgacaggcactgaggggagcatttgacaggatgagcactgggtgttatactatatgttggcaaatcgaaatataataaaaaatataccaaaaaaactGCATAGACCTAATGAGAAAGAACAGAGCTGGAGATCAAACACAATAAGAAGTTGGGACAGAGAAGTTCTTTCAGAAGCTGATGAAATCTTTGAGAAAAGGAACCACTAAGgggatttattttgtttagagCCACAGAGAAAAGGCAAGGGGTTGCAGAATGGCCTTTCGAACAGCTACTAGTCCAATTCCAAATTATCTTAAATACTCTTCCtcatgtttccttcttttttttttttttacacgtcTTTTAGATGTTTTTAATCTGTGTGACAAAATGTGAAGTGTACAAAAAGCACTGCTACATGGCAAAGTATAAAGGTTGTCTTGAGGGTAAGCATTTTAATTAAATCACTATTTAATTCATGAGTTTTGAACTAGCCCCCTTTTTAACAGAacattatttttacttgaaagaataaCTGACAGACAACTGTGGTTATTCAGACTCAGGTTTAGGGCAGACATTCCCTAAAACAGTGAGCCTAAGCACTTTAAGGGAAACAACTGACCATATCTGTTGCCAATGATAAAACTTAGGCTTCCAAGAAAATTAGAATCTCATGTCTCCTTCCAAAAGAAGATTCTCTGAGCCTGCCCCAGGCAAAGCACCCCACTTTGTACTGCTGAGTGCTTTCCCTGTCCTTCTCCCCTGAAATTTCTTAGAATCTGCCAAAGGTAGCAGTGCTTTGCCTACATGATCCATCTCCCCTAAGTCACAATTTTCTAAATATTAGAAAACATATCTCATTAATCAAAAATGGCTTTCTTATCTATAAAGCATCTCTAACAACCTTTGGATTCCTTGATGGATTGGGCATATCCTTTTATTAATGTACCTAAAGCATAGCACAGAAGGAAAGGCAAATAGAACAGTAGGAGAAAAGGAAGACCAGGTAAGAGACAAGATTTAAGATAAGTGACCAAAGCGAGGGTTTCCTTTGAGGACTCAGGTTCTTGAATCCAAACAAGACTTAAAAAGTCCTTTGAGAATCTACCATCTATTTCTGCCCTATCGGCCCAAGTGCTGGCCATTGGTTTCCTCTACAATCTGTTCAAAAGACTCCAAAGATCCTGACATTCCAACATTCCAAATAAGTTCCATTATGTTGGGCCTATAAGGACTTCTAGTATCTACCTCTACTCTCCCCTACTCCTAGAATCTCACCTCACATATGACAAAAATCAGTCATCAGCTTCAGACCAAGTTTTTCAAAgcagaaatggaatcagtaacTGGAGAAAATTTAATGAGTTGCAGATTAGACTACAGAGTGATTATCTTTGTGAAACTCAGGTCACTTTTATTTGAAGATCCAATGCCTTTGGGTTCTGACTCCAACAAAATGACAGTCCCATATGGGCCAAGTCATTATGCTTACTTCCTAGCACCTTTTTCTCTTGACACCTGGTCCTCTGGCACCTTCCCTGTTATTTGATCTCTATCCTCAAATTTTCTGCGTACATCTTTGTGGCTTTCCATATTCAGACACTCTCACTCTCAACAATATTTCCAAGAAATCCCTGTACCTCTCTTTCAAGAAACAAACATTACATTCACTATAATCAAcactctccatttttttaaataagcatctGGTTAAGAGGCATCTCCTCccagaaaatatttcttcataattaGGACAAAATTCAAAGTTTAATTTATCCAGTGCCATgacaaaatttgtattttagaatCTTTAATTAAAGGAATATATATGACAGGCAGGACTGTTTGTAGCAACGTATGAATTATAATTGTTATGGAAGCACTATTTCCTTTGGCTGACTAGATCCGCAAAAGCCATTTGATGTTTAACATAAAGTAGGCTATCACAAAGATTGATCATTTATAGTCACTTTTCTGcatgttattttcttcatttgtttttatcatgattATAAATGTTTGATTATAGAAATACATAAGCattgtaaaagaaaaagcaagtaaCTCAGAACAACATGCAACAGTAAATATTATAATACAAGCTTTTCTTCATATACTGAGTTTCCCTACTTCCATGCCCTCTGTGTGTATTAAATTTGATATCCTCATCTCCACTCTCAGGACAGGAGCTTGGTGCAGAACTCAGGTAGTGGGAAGTTTAGGGATCCAAGGTATAGTAAGGTTCACAAACAACCATCAGCATCTCTTCATTCACTCAGTGTCTGACTCAAAACTGAGCACATAGTGAGTATGTGTAAATATAGTCATCTCCCCCTCTGAGTTCTACTCTCCTCATCCctgcattttatttctgtagtaGGAAAATCCCCTCCTCCTTTTATTCCTGTATAACTTTAAGTCATGGTACAACAACTGAAAATAATCCTCATGAAAGAAGTGGCTTTCATGAGAGTAGAGGCTTacactggaaaactgtgtggaggttcctcaaagagttaaaaatagatctgccctacaacccagcaattgcactgctggggatttaccccaaagatacagatgcaatgaaacgctgggacacctgcaccccgatgtttctagcagcaatgtccacaatagccaaactgtggaaggagcctcggtgtccatcgaaagatgaatggataaagaagatgtggcctatgtatacaatggaatattactcagccattagaaatgacaaatacccacaatttgcttcgacgtgaatggaactggagggtattatgctgagtgaaataagtcaactggagaaggacaaacattatatgttctcattcatttggggaatataaaaaaatagtgaaagggaataaaggggaaaggagaaaaatgagtgggaaatatcagaaagggagacagaacatgaaagtctcctaattctgggaaacaaacgaggggtggtggaaggggaggtgggcaggggtgggggtgactgggtgacgggcactgaggggg belongs to Canis lupus baileyi chromosome 23, mCanLup2.hap1, whole genome shotgun sequence and includes:
- the LOC140615565 gene encoding olfactory receptor 52B4-like translates to MASFNHTGVNHVVFYLLGIPGREDLHIWISIPFLISYIFALLGNGLLIFIILTKSSLHEPMYLFLCMLAGVDIVFATTTEPKALAIFWCNSRKISLNSCIAQLYFQHSSFITESGILLIMAFDRYIAICYPLRYTMILTHSLIGKIGVAVFLRAHCTIFPMIFLLKRLTFCRNNVLPHTFCEHIGLAKYACDDIRVNIWYGFFVLMSTVILDIVLIFVSYALILHAVFLFPSRDARHKALNTCGSHVCVIILFYGPGIFSVLTQRFGHHIPLHVHILLANVSMLAPPMLNPIIYGVKTKQIRDQVIYVLFPKQK